A genomic segment from Microtus pennsylvanicus isolate mMicPen1 chromosome 21, mMicPen1.hap1, whole genome shotgun sequence encodes:
- the LOC142839162 gene encoding vomeronasal type-1 receptor 90-like, giving the protein MSSLRIVINFQAVLGVLANMFLLVFYIFIILCHRPKPTDMISCQLAFIHIVLLLTGSDIWLRDIFESLNIENDFKCKTTFYINRVMRSLSISITCLLGVFQAVTISPSSSLLAKFKYKLKKYMISAFLFVWSFNLSFTSYRIIYSGAFTNMSETKQMKVTKFCSLFSMNYIIRTLTLTVTFSRDVFLIGVMLATSAYMVIILFRHQRQCKHLHSLSHLRASPEKRATQTILLLVFCFVIMYWVDFIISHTAVLLWMYDPVSLNIQIFVMNVYPTITPLVQISSDNRVINMLKHIQSVCHHIFRKR; this is encoded by the coding sequence ATGTCCTCATTAAGGATTGTCATTAATTTCCAAGCTGTACTTGGAGTCCTGGCCAATatgtttctccttgttttctacattttcatAATTCTGTGTCACAGACCTAAGCCCACGGACATGATCTCCTGTCAATTGGCCTTCATCCACATAGTGCTGCTCCTCACTGGAAGTGACATTTGGCTTAGAGACATATTTGAATCACTGAACATCGAGAATGACTTCAAATGTAAGACAACTTTTTACATAAACAGAGTGATGAGAAGCCTCTCTATCAGCATCACCTGCCTCCTGGGTGTGTTCCAGGCTGTCACTATCAGTCCCAGTTCCTCTTTGTtggcaaaatttaaatataaactaaaaaagtACATGATTTCTGCGTTCTTATTTGTTTGGTCTTTCAACTTGTCATTCACTAGTTACCGAATAATCTATTCTGGTGCTTTTACCAATATGAGTGAGACCAAACAGATGAAGGTCACTAAATTCTGCTCACTCTTCTCCATGAACTACATCATCAGGACACTGACTTTAACAGTGACATTCTCCCGAGATGTATTTCTTATAGGAGTTATGCTGGCCACAAGTGCATACATGGTGATTATCTTGTTCAGACATCAGAGGCAATGCAAGCATCTTCACAGCCTCAGTCATCTGAGAGCATCCCCTGAGAAAAGGGCCACCCAGACCATCTTGCTGCTGGTCTTTTGCTTTGTGATCATGTACTGGGTGGATTTCATCATCTCACACACTGCAGTCCTGTTATGGATGTACGACCCAGTCAGCCTGAATATTCAGATATTTGTGATGAATGTCTATCCCACAATTACTCCTTTGGTACAAATCAGTTCTGATAACAGAGTAATCAATATGCTGAAACACATACAGTCTGTGTGCCACCATATTTTCAGAAAGAGataa